In Gimesia chilikensis, the DNA window CTGGTTACATCATTTTGGACGGGGCATTGTCAATACACCTGGAAACTTTGGCCGTGCAGGAGAGCGCCCGACACACCCGGAACTCCTTGACTGGCTGGCAACCGAATTTGTTCAACAGAACTGGAGTATGAAGGCCCTCCACAAGCTGATCGTCACCTCCAGTACTTATCGACAGTCTTCTGACATTTCCGACGAAGCAGCCCGACTCGACCCTACGGGAAGCCTCCTGTCCCGAATGCCTCTCAAACGAATGGAAGCGGAGGTTCTCCGCGATTCTCTTCTGTTAATCTGCGGTCAGTTGGACGAAACCCCGTTCGGACCGGCAGATCCTGTTGAGGCACGCGCCGATGGTCTGGTGACATCCCGGCGGGGTAAAGCTGGATGGCGCAGAAGTATCTACGTTTTACAGCGTCGCACCAAAATTCCCACCCTACTGGAAAACTTTGATTTCCCTCAAATGGGACCTAACTGTATTCAGCGTGGGGAATCCCTGGTGGCTCCTCAGGCTTTGCATCTCATGAATAACAAGATGATCCACCAGCTTGCGGTCTACTTTGCTGAACATATTCAACACACAGTCGGTGAAGACAGAGAGCAACAGATCCAGCAGATCTACCTGAGAGCACTGGGCCGAGCACCAGATCCTGAGGAAACCAGAATCGGCCTGGAAACGCTTCAGTTGCTGGAAGAAAAGTGGAGTACTCAACGGAAAGATAAGCAGACATCCTCAACCAGCGTAGAAAAAGCATTAAGCAGTTACTGTCACGCGATATTCAATCTGGCTGAATTCCAATACATCGATTGAATCAGAAAACCTCAAACTGAATATTTCAGAGAACGAATGTCAGACATGAAACAGGAACAACTGAGCGAAAATCATGTAAACAGACGCAGTTTTTTTGAGCAAGTCGCAACGGGACTCCAAGGCGCTGCATTAACCTGGCTCCTGCAGCAGGACCTGTATGCCGAGTCTACAGCTCCTGAAACGAAAAAACATCAATTTTTATCCGGTCCTCACCACAGGCCCCGGGCCAAATCTGTCATTCATCTATTTATGAACGGCGGTCCCAGCCAGATGGACCTGTTTGACCCCAAACCGATGCTCGACAAACTGCACGGCAAAGAACACTTCAAACAGATCGCAGGCGAAGTCGAATTTCCGGAACGTGCGGGAGCCTTAATGAAGAGTCCATTCCAATTCGCCCAGCACGGTGAATCGGGAATGTGGGTCTCTGATGTCATGCCTCACCTGGCGAAACAGGTCGATGAAATCACGATGATTCGTTCGATGTATACGACTAATCTGACTCATGAACCAGCACTTTATAAAATTCAGTCAGGCAGCGAATTCACTGGTCACCCCGCCCTGGGTGCCTGGGTCTCCTATGGACTGGGAAGTGAGAACCAGAACCTGCCCGCTTATGTTGTACTGGATGATCCACTGGGACTGCCCGTTAACGGTATCGAAAACTGGCAGGCGGGTTTCCTGCCTGCACAACACCAGGGAACCCGTTTTCGTGCAACTGGTTCACCTGTCTTGAATCTGAAACCGGAATTTGAGCGTCCACCGGCAGTTTCAGAATTGGAACGGAATCTGATTTCACGACTGGACCAGATTCACCAGCGTCGACACCAGCACCAGCATCAACTTGAAGCACGACTTTCAACCTATGCCTTGGCGGCCCGCATGCAGATTGCCGCCTCCGATGCACTTGATCTTTCCCAGGAAACGGCTGAGACACAGAGAATGTATGGGATTGATGAGCCGGTTACGGAATCCTACGGGCGTCGCTGCCTGATTGCACGTCGGCTTATCGAGCGTGGCGTTCGTTTTATTCAGTTGTTTATTAATAGTCAGATCTGGGACTCACATAATGCGATCGCCTCCAGCTTGAAATCAGCCTGCCGGAGAACAGATAAACCAGTTGCAGCACTTCTGCAGGATCTCAAGCAGCGCGGACTCCTGGATGAGACCCTGGTGATGTGGGGGGGAGAAATGGGTCGGCTCCCCATAGCTCAGCTGTCACCCGATAAAGATGCACGCAAATCAGGCCGCGATCATAATAAAAACGCGCTCTGCACCTGGATGGCAGGCGGCGGTGTGAAACGGGGCCTGGTTCTAGGTGAAACCGATGAACTGGGATTCGCCGCCGTGGAAAACCGGGTCAGTGTTCCCGACTGGCACGCCACGATGCTGCACCTGCTTGGCCTGAATCACGAAGAGCTTTTCATCGAACGCAATGGACTCAAAGAACGCCTGACAGGTGTCGGTAACGAACCCCGAGTTATCACAGAGATTTTGGCCTGATACCTGACAGAGACTGGCCCCCAACCGGGGATACAGCTTAAGCAAGGGACTTGATAAACGCACTCTTAATGTAGCCCGTAACGACTCATTTTGTAGTGCAGCGTACGCACACTGACCCCCAGCAGCTTGGCCGTCTTTTCACGGTGATAATCGCAGGCTGCGAGTGCTGTCGTGATCGCTTCTTTTTCAGCGTCCTCAGTTACCTCTGCCAGTGTCTTCACGTGC includes these proteins:
- a CDS encoding DUF1501 domain-containing protein — encoded protein: MKQEQLSENHVNRRSFFEQVATGLQGAALTWLLQQDLYAESTAPETKKHQFLSGPHHRPRAKSVIHLFMNGGPSQMDLFDPKPMLDKLHGKEHFKQIAGEVEFPERAGALMKSPFQFAQHGESGMWVSDVMPHLAKQVDEITMIRSMYTTNLTHEPALYKIQSGSEFTGHPALGAWVSYGLGSENQNLPAYVVLDDPLGLPVNGIENWQAGFLPAQHQGTRFRATGSPVLNLKPEFERPPAVSELERNLISRLDQIHQRRHQHQHQLEARLSTYALAARMQIAASDALDLSQETAETQRMYGIDEPVTESYGRRCLIARRLIERGVRFIQLFINSQIWDSHNAIASSLKSACRRTDKPVAALLQDLKQRGLLDETLVMWGGEMGRLPIAQLSPDKDARKSGRDHNKNALCTWMAGGGVKRGLVLGETDELGFAAVENRVSVPDWHATMLHLLGLNHEELFIERNGLKERLTGVGNEPRVITEILA